In the Anaerostipes caccae L1-92 genome, CTGAAAAAACATATAGAAAATTAGAAGTATAAAAGCAGATGCTGTTAAGAATTACGGCATCTGCTTTTTTTCTGGAACAGACGAAGTAAAGATGATAAGATATACACACAAGACATACTGTATTCTATACCTTATCGCGCAAAGCGCGCCACCCGAAGGGTATGAAATACGGTGTGCCCTATGGGTATACCTTATCGCGCAAAGCGCGCCACCCGAAGGGTATGAAATACGGTGTGCCCTATGGGTATACCTTATCGCGCAAAGCGCGCCACCCGAAGGGTATGAAATACGGTGTGCCCTATGGGTATACCTTATCGCGCAAAGCGCGCCACCCAAAGGGTATGAAATACGGTGTGCCCTATGGGTATGAGTTTTTCTCCATTATTTCCAGTCGGCTCTGGAAAGACCTCCTTCCAACAATGGAGAAAAACTATAGCAGGCGGCAACTTTCATTTCTAAGCAGCCTGCTCCAGGAGATAATATGTCCATTTTCTACACGATTGGAGTGAGTCATTCTAAGAGCCGAACGGAAATCGCGTGGAAAATGTCATACTATTTAATGTAACTTTCACATAAGATGACAAGAAAAGGAGGACTAATATGTGGTGGACAAGAGCTGAATTAAAAGAGAGGGCAAAAGAATCGATCAGGAGAAACTACTGGATTATGGTGGTAGTAGGGCTGATCGCAGGCATCATTAGCGGACAGATTGGGGGGAATGTATCTTACAATAGTTTAAAAACCGAGCTGAGGGAATCCGGATGGAATGGGGAAAACATGGATTTCTTCACGAGCACTCAATTTTTGATGATCGTGTCGGCGGCGATTGGAATTCTTATGGTTCTTTTTATAGGATTTACGCTGCTTAAAATCTTTCTGGGCAATCCTCTTCTGGTAGGATGCAGCCGTTTCTTTCTGGAAAACAGTGACAGAAAAGCTAGATTTGGATTAGTCGGAACTGTTTTTCAGAGCGGGAATTATCTGAATGTTGTGCTGACAATGTTTCTGAGAAAGTTGTTTACAGTGTTGTGGAGTCTTCTGCTGCTGATACCGGGACTTGTAAAGTCTTATTCCTATTCAATGATTCCGTATATACTGGCGGAAAATCCTTCGATTTCAAGGAGAAGAGCTTTTGAGATAAGCAGAAAGATGATGGACGGACAGAAGCTGAACGCTTTCTTTTTAGATTTATCTTTTATCGGATGGATTATTCTCTCCACTCTTACCTGCGGGGTTTTGGATATATTTTATGTGGTGCCTTACCGGCAGGCAACATGGGCAGAGTTTTATAAAGTTAATCGCCAACAGGCGCTTCAGAACGGGACTGCTACACCGGAAGAATTGCAGGGCTTTCCATTTTATTAATATTTCACGAAAGATAAAACAAAATAATTGAGAAAAACATGTCGATTTAGAGAAAATAAATAGTTTTCTTAATAGAATGTAAAATTTATTGTTAAAAACGTATAAAAATAATTAACAAATAATTTGTTTTGTGGTACAATTAGTCCAACGACATACACTGTTACAACATACTATTTTAGGAGGTATAGACATGTCAACAAAATGGGTTTATCAATTTAACGAGGGCAATGCAGAAATGAGAAACCTCTTGGGCGGCAAAGGTGCCAACCTGGCAGAGATGACAGGACTTGGTCTTCCGATTCCTCAGGGGTTTACGGTGACGACAGAAGCATGTACCAATTACTATGACTGCGGTGAAAACATCAGTGATGAGGTACAGGGACAGATTTTCGATGCGATGAAAGCATTGGAAAATATTCAGGGGAAGGAGTTCGGAGACTTAGAAGACCCGCTGTTGGTTTCTGTACGTTCCGGGGCCAGAGTATCTATGCCTGGTATGATGGACACGATTTTGAACCTAGGTCTGAATGACGTAGCTGTGGAAGGATTTGCAAAGAAGACCGGCAACCCACGGTTTGCTTATGATTCTTACCGCAGATTTATCCAGATGTTCGCAGATGTTGTAAAAGAAGTGGACAAAGCTAAATTTGAAGCGGTCCTTGACGAGATGAAGGAAGCCAAGGGAGCAAAGTTTGATACAGATTTAACCGCAGATGACCTGAAAGAAGTCATCGTGCGATACAAAGAGATTTATAAGAGTGAGTTAGGGGAAGATTTCCCGCAGGAGCCCAAAGAACAGCTGTTGGAAGCGATCAAAGCCGTTTTCCGTTCCTGGGATAATCCTCGTGCTATTTATTACAGAAGAATGAACGATATCCCTGGAGACTGGGGTACTGCAGTAAATGTGCAGACCATGGTATTCGGAAATATGGGAGATACATCAGGAACTGGTGTAGCATTTACAAGAAATCCATCCACCGGTGAAAAACAGATCTATGGAGAGTACCTCATCAATGCACAGGGAGAGGACGTAGTGGCAGGTGTGCGTACTCCGCAGCCGATCACCAGACTGAAAGAAGACCTTCCGGACTGCTATGAGCAGTTTATGCAGATCGCCAAGACTCTGGAAGACCATTACCGCGATATGCAGGATATGGAGTTTACCATTCAGGAAGGCAAGCTTTATTTCTTACAGACCAGAAACGGTAAGAGAACTGCACCGGCAGCACTTCGTATTGCCTGTGAACTCGTAGATGAAGGTATGATCACAAAAGAGGAAGCCGTTTCAAGGATTGAGGCAAAAGCCTTGGATCAGCTATTACATCCGCGCTTTGATCCGGAAGCAATCAAAGCTGCCGTTCCGATCGGGGAAGCACTTCCGGCATCACCGGGAGCTGCAACTGGTAAGGTTTACTTTACTGCCGAGACTGCAAAACTTCATCATGAAGCCGGAGAGAAAGTTATCCTTGTCCGCTTGGAGACATCACCGGAAGATATCGAAGGTATGCATGCGGCTGAAGGTATCCTGACAGCCCGCGGAGGCATGACATCCCATGCGGCCGTTGTTGCCCGCGGTATGGGTACAGCCTGCGTAGCAGGATGCGGTGATATTCAGTTAGACGAAGAAAAAGGACTGTTCACCCTGGGAGGAAAGACTGTCCGTGAGGGAGATTATATTTCCATCGACGGATCTACCGGTAAAGTTTACTATGGAGAGATCCGCACGATCCCTGCAACCATCAGCGGAAACTTTGACCGCATTATGACATGGGCAGATGAGATCCGTACATTAAAGGTACGCACCAACGCCGATACACCGGCAGATGCACTGAACGCAGTTAAGTTTGGGGCAGAGGGAATCGGACTTTGCCGTACAGAGCATATGTTCTTTGATGCAGAGAGAATTCCGAAGATCCGCCGTATGATCTTATCAAGGACTAAAGAGGCGAGAGAGATCGCTCTGAACCAGCTGATTCCATATCAGAAGAAAGACTTCAAAGAACTCTACGAGGTTATGGAAGGAAAACCGGTTACTATCCGTTTCTTAGATCCGCCTCTGCATGAGTTCCTGCCTACGACACTGGAAGAGATTTCAGCACTGGCAAAAGATATGAATGTAACAGTAGAAGAGATCAATATGACACGTGCATCTTTGCATGAGTTTAATCCTATGATGGGACACCGCGGATGCCGTCTGGCTGTCACCTATCCTGAAATCGCCAAGATGCAGACAAGAGCGGTTATGGAAGCTGCCATCGAAGTAAAACAGGAAAAAGGATTCGACATTGTTCCTGAGATCATGATTCCTCTCGTAGGAGAGAAGAAAGAGCTCCAGTTTGTCAAAAATGTTGTTGTTGAGACAGCAGAGAAAGTAAAAGCTTATTATGAGTCAGATATCAATTACCACATTGGTACAATGATTGAAATACCTCGTGCAGCTCTTCTGGCAAATGAAATCGCAGAAGAAGCCGAGTTCTTCTCCTTCGGTACCAATGACCTGACACAGATGACTTTCGGATTCTCACGTGATGACGCAGGTAAGTTCCTGGAAGCTTACTACGACAACAAGATCTACGAGTCAGATCCGTTTGCGAAACTGGATCAGGACGGAGTCGGACAGCTGATCGCTATGGCAGCTGAGAAGGGCAGATCAACCCGTCCGGATATCAAACTTGGTATCTGCGGAGAGCACGGAGGAGATCCTGCATCCGTTGAATTCTGCCACAGGGTTGGATTAAATTATGTATCATGCAGCCCATACCGTGTGCCGATCGCAAGACTTGCAGCAGCACAGGCAGCACTGAATGATAAATAAAATTACCAGATAAAATAAAAATTCCTTGAGCAAACGCTCAAGGAATTTTTTTACGTTAAATATTTTTTACTAACAGTCCCCTATGTATACAGCCTTCTCTCAGATCCTCTTTTTTAGGCAGAGGCCGTGTATCCATTAGACTGTATTTCGAATAAAATTTAGTCTGAATATGAGAAAAACGAAGAGGCAGACCAAGGCAGGAATAGAAACCAGCAGTGGATTGTATCTGAAAATGAACGTGAGGTTCTGTCGTATTGCCGGAGTTGCCGCACTTGGCAATAACATTACCTCTTTTTACCGTTTGTCCTTTCTGTACTTTTATACTCCCAGGCATAAGATGACAGATTGCACTGTATTCATTTGGAGAATGTTTTAAAATAATCCGGTTGCCGCCAATATCAGTAGTATCCGGATCCGTCTGCCCAGTGTCCATGATGCGGCAGTCAGGGAAGTTGTTTTTTGTTGAAACAACGATACCGTCCGCAGGAGCAAGTATATTTTTTCCGTAGCAGTAATAACTGTGCAGATCCTTTTTGTTTCCGCAGAAGCTTTCACTTTTATCATCTACAATAATAAAATCATAGGCGAACCGCTGTGGAAGAATTTCCCATGAATGAGAAGTGTCTTTGGTAACACCGCCATTTGCGGTGTACCATTCACCGTCAAAGGGCAGGGAATACTTTATTCCGGAAACATAATCATCAATGTGTTCAATATTTTTGTTTCTGTATTTTACTGTAGCATAAATTAACCCGGTTACTTGCAGTACAATCTGACTCAGAAAACGTATATTCATGTAATTTTCTCCGTTATATTTCATTGATGTGTGTCTGAAGATTTTTAGAAGAATCTTTCACTCCACACCTGAATACTAAAAGTTCAGCAATTATAAAATTCACAGCACTGGCTCCTTTCATTGGCTTTATACCACTTAAAATAAGTATATCAGAGTAAGTGTCAAAAAGGAACCGCTGCTTCAGTGTTTCCATTTCACTGGGATATCAGTGCTTCTCTCTCCAGGAAGGACACCCCTCATTTGTACAGCGCTTTTTCCAGCCGACAGTTATGCAGACGGCGGCAAAGACCAGCAGGCAGATCATTCCTATGAGGACTGTCCGGTAGCTGCCGGAAAGATCATAGATAAATCCGTAGGCAGGGACCAGCACAATGGAGGCAATCGGGGCGCCCATAGAAATTTTGGCAAATATCTTTTCATAATCGGTCTGCCCATAAAATTTGAGGGTAAGGATTGGAGCCAAGACCATGATGCCGGAAGTCACCAGACCGTGGAGAAAGGTTGAAACGGCAAAGACCGCAAAGCTCTGCTGGCTGAACAAAAATCCAGTCTCTGCTGCGAGTCCGACTGCGATCATTCCATAGCAGGTTTTCAGACTGCCGATCCGGTCACTTATCATTCCGATGGCAATGGAGCCGATGGCACTTCCGATGGAGGCATAGGCAAGCGCTGCCCCGGTTTTTCTGACACTATAACCGAGCATGGAACCATAGGTAGGAATATGCTGGGTAAAGACGCCGATCCCGGTAATAGCAATCATAAAGAACAGCAGCAGATAAAAAGACGCCGAGCGCAGAGCCGCAGCTTCGGATATCTCAAGCTGGTCTTTTTTTATTTGGCCGGGAGCAGTATCTTCTGACGCAGATTCAGCACCTAACGGAAGAAGGTGTTTGTCTCCAGGTTTATTTTTCAGGAGGACCAGAGAAGTGATGACAACGACAGCAAATGTGATGCCTCCGATAAAAAAATATCCGGTTCTCCAGCCGTACTGTGTAATGATATCGGACGTGACCGGCTGCAGTACTGCCCCGAAAAGTCCTACGAATGCCATCTGGATTCCGAGCATAGTTCCTGCATTTTTTGCAAACCATCTGTTTATAAGAATTGGACCTAAAAGATTTACTAAGATTGTGGCGCCCATGGCATGGGGAATGGCTAAAAGATACCAGCCGTAAACGCTGTTCAGAAAACCAAAAGAGGCAAAAGAGAGTGTTTGGAGCACTGCCCCTGCCAGGGCCATGAGTCGGATATCATATTTATTGATCAGCCGGCCTGCTGTGGGAAGCCATAAGACCATAACGACAGAAGTTATGCTCAAATAGATAGACAGACTTCCGATTCCCACGCCGATTTCTTTTGAGACCGGAGACAGGAAAAGTCCGGAAGTCATGTTGATGCCGCCGCCTGCAAAGCCCCTGATTAAAATAACAGCTGCTAATATAAACCATGCATAGTGCCATCTTGATTTTCTCATGTTAATTCCGTCCTTTTTTGTATTTAGTATTTATCAGAGCCATCTTTTTTATGCATACCCACGGGCACACTGCATTTCATACCCTTCGTGTGGAAAATGTCCTATTGAGAATTATTCTGCTGTTTTAATCTTGAGTAATTGATAATAGTTTGATAAACTGATTTTGGTTAGTTCATACTAACTGAATAAATAATAGACATAGAGCAAAGTGAGATTCGGCAGAAAGGATACAGAATGAATTATTTAGAGATAGAGAAAGTCATCGGAAGAGAGATTATTGATTCCAGAGGGAATCCTACGGTAGAAGCTGAGGTATATCTGGCCGGCGGCGTGACAGGAAGGGGGACAGCCCCAAGCGGAGCTTCCACAGGTGAATTTGAAGCTCTTGAATTAAGGGATGGAGATAAGGGACGTTTTGGAGGAAAGGGAGTAACCAAAGCGGTCCAAAACATTAATACAGAGATCAGCGAAATCTTAAGCGGGATGGATGCTTCTGATATTTATGCTGTTGACAGGGCAATGATCGATGCAGACGGAACAAAAGATAAATCAAAGTTTGGTGCCAATGCGGTGCTCGCAGTGTCCATTGCATGTGCAAAAGCAGCGGCAGCGGCTCTGGGAGTTCCTCTGTACCGATTTTTGGGAGGCCTGAATGCAAACCGTCTTCCGGTGCCAATGATGAATATATTAAACGGCGGCGCCCATGCGGCAAATACAGTCGATGTGCAGGAATTTATGATTATGCCGGTGGGGGCAGAAAGTTTTCGTGAAGCTCTGCGCCAGTGTACGGAAGTGTTCCACGCGCTGGCAGGACTGCTCAAGTCAAAGGGACTGGCGACTTCCGTGGGAGATGAAGGAGGCTTTGCACCTGATCTTGCCAGCGATGAGGAAGCCATTGAATACATTCTAGAGGCAGTAAAATTGGCGGGGTACGAGCCAGGCAGAGACTTTGTGCTGGCAATGGACGCGGCTTCCAGCGAGTGGAAAGGGGAGAAAAAAGGAGAGTATATTCTCCCTAAGTGCAAGAGGAAGTTTGCTTCAGAAGAACTGGTCGCTCATTGGAAGTCTCTCTGTGAAAGATATCCGATCGTATCTATTGAGGACGGTTTAGATGAAGAGGACTGGGAGGGCTGGCAATATATGACCAGAGAGCTTGGAGATAAGATCCAGCTGGTAGGAGATGATCTGTTTGTAACAAATACAGAGCGTCTTAATAAAGGGATCAAAGAAAGATGCGGAAATTCTATTTTGATCAAACTAAACCAGATCGGCACTGTATCCGAAACGCTGGAAGCTATTAAAATGGCGCACAAGGCAGGGTATACAGCGGTTGTCTCTCATCGCTCAGGTGAGACAGAAGACACGACCATCGCAGATCTTGCAGTGGCATTGAATACCGGACAGATTAAGACAGGTGCGCCGAGCAGAAGTGAGAGAGTGGCAAAATATAACCAGCTGCTTAGGATTGAAGAAGAGCTGGGAGACAGTGCAGTCTATCCCGGTTTTACTACATTTTAAATAAAGTAGAATCATGGAAAGCAGAAAGAACATGCCTTTTAAGGTGATTTCTTTCTGCTTTTTAGTGCATAAAACCGTGTTTTTTAGGAAAGTTTAAGCAGTAAGAACAGAACCTGGGATAAAGCAATCAAATTAAAGGAGGACAATAAAATGTCATTAATAGGTCAGGAAGTAACAGATTTTAAAGTACAGTCTTATCAGGGAAATGAATTTAAAGAGGTAACAAAAGAAGATATTCTTGGAAAATGGTCTGTGTTCTTTTTCTATCCTGCAGATTTTACATTTGTATGCCCGACGGAACTGGAAGACTTGGCGAATAAATATGAAGATTTTAAAAAAGTGGGATGTGAAATTTACTCTGTGTCATGTGATACACATTTCGTACACAAGGCATGGCATGATGTGTCTAAGACAATTCAGAAGATCCAGTATCCGATGCTGGCGGACCCGACCGGATTGCTCGCAAGAGACTTTGATGTGATGATCGAAGAAAGCGGACTGGCAGAGAGGGGAAGCTTCATTGTGAATCCGGAAGGCAAAATCGTGGCTTATGAAGTCATTGCCGGTAATGTCGGAAGAAATGCAGAAGAGCTTTTTAGAAGAGTACAGGCATCCCAATTCGTAGCAGAACATGGAGATGAGGTTTGTCCAGCAAAATGGCAGCCGGGAGCAGAAACTTTAAAACCGAGTCTTGATCTGGTAGGTTTGATCTAAGAACAGATGTAAATGGAAGGTGATACGTTGAACGGAATTGATATGAAAAAACTCTATGACGGCATCATTATAGGCGGAGGTCCGGCAGGGCTTTCCGCCGCCATTTATCTTGCTAGGGCAAAATACCGTGTGCTGGTCATAGAAAAAGAAAAGATGGGCGGACAGATCACGATCACGTCGGAGGTGGTCAATTATCCGGGGGTTCCTGAAACTGACGGCAAAAGGCTTACGGAAAACATGAGACAGCAGGCCGAGTTTTTTGGTGCGGAATTTATGATGGCAGAAGTCAAAGAACTGAATCCGGACGGAGATATCAAAAAGGTTGTCACAGATAAGGGAAACTTTGAGACACTGGGAATCGTGCTGGCCACCGGCGCCAGTCCCAGAAAGATTGGATTTGAGGGAGAAATTAAATACCAGGGACGGGGTGTTGCCTATTGTGCCACCTGTGACGGAGAATTTTTTACGGGACTGGACGTGTTTGTCTTGGGAGGAGGCTTTGCCGCGGCAGAAGAGTCTGTATTCCTTACAAAGTACGCAAATAAAGTCACGGTCATCGTCAGAGAAGAGGATTTTACTTGTGCAGCAGCCGTAGCGGACCAGGTCAAAAATCATCCTGGGATTGAAGTGCACTATCAGACTGAGATCGTAGAGGCAGGAGGCGAGAGCACCCTTCAATATGCCGTGTTCCGAAACAATGAAACCGGGGAAACATGGAAATATGAGCCGCCGGCAGGAAAAAGTTTCGGTATTTTTGTCTTTGCAGGATATGCACCAGCCACAGGACTTTTTAAAGATTTTCTGGAACTGAGCGAAGACGGTTATCTGGTGACCGATATGAACCAGAAAACAAGCAAAGACGGTATCTATGGCGCTGGAGATATCTGCGTGAAAAATTTAAGGCAGGTAGTGACTGCCGTATCTGATGGGGCAGTGGCCGCCACTTCACAGGAAAAATATTTATCCGGGATGTACGAAAAACTGAAACTCCCCGAACGTGAGATCTCTACACCGGAGAGAAGAAAACCGACGGATGTGCCGAAAGAGGAAATTCCGGAAACCGACGGATTTTTGACAGCAGAAATGAAACAGCAGCTGGCACCGGTATTTGAGAGACTTGAAAAAGACGTGGTGCTGAAATTTTATACCGATGACAGCCCGATTTCCAGGGAAGTGGAAGAGTTTGCCGGAGAGATGAAAGACCTGTCTCCTCATATCCGCTGTGAAGTGAGCCCGGAAGGGGGAGAAAATATCGAACTCCCTGCAATCTGTATCTGCAGAGGCGACGGAACGTATCTTGGCACTGCATTCCACGGAGTTCCGGGAGGACATGAATTCAATTCTTTTATCATAGCGATTTATAATGCCGCCGGTCCCGGACAGGCTATCGATGAGGGACTGCTGGAACGTATTCGGAATATCAGCAGGAAGATCAGGATTCAGACTGTTGTGTCTCTGTCCTGTACGATGTGCCCGGAACTGGTCATGGCTGTACAGAGGATTGCACTGGAAAATCCCGATGTCGAGGCAGATATTTACGATATGGCATATTTTCCATATCTGAAAGATAAGTATCAGATCATGAGCGTGCCGTGTATGATTGTGAATGAAAAAGATGTGTATTTCGGAAAGAAAAGTGTGGAAGAGATTCTTGGACTTTTGGAGAAGTAAAGGAATATACAATGAGGTGATACTTTGTACTTGAGGCCGGCGCAAGCTGGCCTTTTTTCTATGCATATGATAAAATCAATTTAAAAATAAAGAGTGGGAGGGATATACAGATGAAAGAAAAAACAAGAAATTACAGTTTTGCGTTTCTTGTCATTTTATCCCTCATTACGGCACTGGGAACCTTTGTGTATGGTATGAAGAATTATCACACAGACAATATCAGCATTAATCAAAGGCAGGAGATAACATCCCTTTCAGAAGGCTGGTATTATATAGAAGAAGGGAAGAAGGCAGAAATTTCAAGTCTTCCGGTGAAGATTAAGGACAGCGGGAGAAAAAGTCTGACCATTTACCTGGATCTGTCAAAACCAGCGGCGGAAGACGCAGTGCTCTGCATGGAAAATTTTCATCAGGCTGTGGAAGTTTTTGCGGGAGATCGAAAGCTGTACTCTTACGGGGCAGGAAATAAAGGTCCCGCAGGCTGGATCCTGGGGAACATTTGGAATATTATCGATCTGCCGGAGGGTGTTCATGGAAAAACCATTGCTGTAAAAATCACTTCCCCGAACACACCCGGACGATGGAAGATCCCCGAAATAAAATATGGAAACCGCAGTGCAGTGATGCAGATGATCAGCGAAAACTGTATCGGAATCGCTGTATTCGCTATTCTGTCTGGTGTGCTGGGTTCGGGTTTCCTTCTTGTTTTCTGTCTGCTTCGCTGGAAAGGACTGGATTATAACAGCAAAGATTTTGTGTATATCGGTCTGTTTATCGTCATTTCCACGCTGTGGATCATTACAGATTCAAAAATTCCTCAATTTTTAACCAAACGACTGACTCCCATATATATATTGTCATTTTTACTGTTTACACTGATGCCTGTACCATATTTAATGTTTCTGCGTCAGATCTGCCGGCATGGCAAAGGGGCTCTGGACTGTCTGAGCATTCTTTTTCTTCTTCAGACGATTTTTTGCGCGGTACTTTATATCACAGGAACTGTTGACCTGATAATGTCACTGCCCGTGACCCATTTTTTAATCATCTGTACAGTTGCGGCCAGTATTTTCCTTTGTCTGAGAGAATTGCTTCATTACCACAACAAAGACACATTTTTTGTACTGATCGGTATTTGCATACTGGCAGCCGGGGCAATGCTTTCTCTGGCTGCATTTCTCCCTCAAAAGATCAGTGATAATTCGTTGTTTTTCCGCATTGGCTTGATTGGATTTTACCTTTCTCTCTGTTATGTCAGTCTCAGGAGGGGGATGGGGCTGCTCAGGACCAGTATGGAGGCGGAAACATACCGCCGTTTGGCATACAAAGACGCTATGACGGGGATTGGAAACAGGGCAGCGTTTGATCGGGATGCAGGGATTCTTCACGCAAAGAGGGACACAAACACTTTTGCGGTCGCAGTATTCGACGTCAACAATCTCAAGTATACAAACGATACATATGGTCATGCGGCAGGAGACAGACTGATCAAGGATACTGCAGATTCTGTGAAAGATGCATTTTCAGCGATTGGGAGATGCTATCGTATCGGCGGAGATGAATTCGCAGTCATTATGGAACATATACCGGATGAAAGCATTGAAGAGGCGTTCTGCAGTTTTAGAGAGAACATTCGGAAGTACGGAAAGGGAAATCCGGAAGGCCTGGATGCGGCAGGAGGCTGGGTTAAGGGAGAAAACACAGGGACAGATTTTATTTACCGGCTGTTCCATCAGGCGGATACGAAAATGTATGAAAGTAAAGAG is a window encoding:
- a CDS encoding GGDEF domain-containing protein; the protein is MKEKTRNYSFAFLVILSLITALGTFVYGMKNYHTDNISINQRQEITSLSEGWYYIEEGKKAEISSLPVKIKDSGRKSLTIYLDLSKPAAEDAVLCMENFHQAVEVFAGDRKLYSYGAGNKGPAGWILGNIWNIIDLPEGVHGKTIAVKITSPNTPGRWKIPEIKYGNRSAVMQMISENCIGIAVFAILSGVLGSGFLLVFCLLRWKGLDYNSKDFVYIGLFIVISTLWIITDSKIPQFLTKRLTPIYILSFLLFTLMPVPYLMFLRQICRHGKGALDCLSILFLLQTIFCAVLYITGTVDLIMSLPVTHFLIICTVAASIFLCLRELLHYHNKDTFFVLIGICILAAGAMLSLAAFLPQKISDNSLFFRIGLIGFYLSLCYVSLRRGMGLLRTSMEAETYRRLAYKDAMTGIGNRAAFDRDAGILHAKRDTNTFAVAVFDVNNLKYTNDTYGHAAGDRLIKDTADSVKDAFSAIGRCYRIGGDEFAVIMEHIPDESIEEAFCSFRENIRKYGKGNPEGLDAAGGWVKGENTGTDFIYRLFHQADTKMYESKEKAKHAEK